The Portunus trituberculatus isolate SZX2019 chromosome 7, ASM1759143v1, whole genome shotgun sequence genome contains the following window.
AATAAATATATTCCCAGCCAAATTGAAATAGGAAATGAAATTATTGATAGTGTAGGTGATTGAATCTGAGAGCAATCTAAGGAACTCTATGAATAATCATCAAGTTTATAAGAAATGTAGACaagtcctccacctcctacttgtattaaaaaaaaaaaaaaaatgaaaaaaagttcgAGTTGATAGTTAcatacaatgtttttttttttttatacaatcaGCATTATGTTTCCTAATTACTATGTGGTGCGGtcatttgacaaaaaaaaaagtcacaagaataaaaataaaaaagacttaaATCAACGAACGTACTTGGTGCTCAGTGTATGTCACTGGATGATGGATAATATGTGCCGAAGAGTTTAACTTCTTTAGTACAATGGAGCGTTTTAAGAATGATTTTCGTTAGTATTtgatgatttcatacagcttcagaaacttatgtggggactaaaatagtgaagaccgtggccattaatcttttggccttcatagacccttcctcacgtaaataaaatcgtctaatggtacacatatctcaaggtaaaaatgcgtcatagtactgaaggggttaatacagtacaacatttttttccatccttaaaGTCGTTATGAATTGTAATATGTGATACAGTATATGGAAGCTTGTATTTAGGCatgcttttattgttttaaactGATTGATTTTACTTACTGTACGTACAGTATAAAGCTCCCATCACAAAGAATTTCTTATACGCATTTTGATAattaagtttatatatatatatatatatatatatatatatatatatatatatatatatatatatatacaatgtgtgtgtgtgtgtgtgtgtgtgtgtgtgtgtgtgtgtgtgtacaccagTTTGTATGAAATTATACGTtttgaggcgtctctgccagctTATCTCATTCCCTAACTGCTAAATCTTTACATTGCTCTTATCAGCTCATGTACTCTTTGCAGGTGTGGAGGAATTCCACTTACACAgtttagatagggtggaatctttttttttttttttcttatcaattcctctcaGGTTGACTgaggcatagtggataaggtgatgagcgtgggatcgggcagacgtccacgagaaggttcgaatcccaccaagtgcggccttgaaactttgccatttgtcgattggtttaaagttaccgacatgtcaccatgatactcaggttctaggtggttataccaaagatgcgcttgggtggtgaagTAGGCCcttatatgggtaccactataaatgaaattgcctgcgacactaatgggtggaagcttcacagcgcttccaatacttttTACGTTACCCAGAGGCGCTATaagccaggacataaaaaaaaaaaaaacttttctcccTGCCGCAATGTTGCAGGTCTTACTACCTTCTATCGCTATAGTATTTTCATGCCATCTGCTCTTCTGATTTTGCagttcatttttctccctctcccgcgACCTCCTTGCATAACACTTTCATCTTGTCACCATTATTCTGCCCACCTCTCTattgtaagagttaaccagtactctcaatcattcatgcctttgTCTGATAAGCTCTTGAACTCCCTACCCGCTCCTGTAttcccatcttcctatgactcgaTATCATTTAAGAGTGAGATTTCTcatggctaactctctcggacctgaaCAGGGACTCGCATCcatagtggacctttttttttttatactttttccgTACcccttgtatatataaatatatatatatatatatatatatatatatatatatatatatatatatatatatatatatatatatatatatatatatatatctctttttatcttatatacTGCTTTTATTTCAGGCAGAAATCTTGAAATTTCGTACACTTACCAGTAATAACTGTAGCCTTTtgcggatttttttttcttttacttatgccttaaaattttttttcattagaaaaacattaaaaatgatGGATAACTCACCTCCACCAAGTCACAGCCAACAAGATTCAAGCCGCGGCATCCACGAACAATCTCAAGTGCCTGGATGCTAGTGAGGCCTCCTACTTCCGGCGTTCCTAGTGGGAGACGTTGTAAAAATTTGTGGATTATTCTATTACGTCTCTTTCATGAGGATCAAAAATgcacaaagaaaatatttagatCATGTATACTGTAGAGTGTAGACTTTCTTCCTgtttgcagtctctctctctctctctctctctctctctctctctctctctctctctctctctctctctctctctctctctctctctctctctctctctctctctctctctctctctctctctctctctctctctctctctctctctctctctctctctctctctctctctctctctctctctctctctctctctctctctcaccagtgcCGGGACAGTAGCAAGGATCGATAGCATCAATATCGAAGGAGAGGTAGACGGGTCCCTCTCCCATCTGTTCTCGCACCTCGGCCATCAGGGGCTCTAAAGATTTGTACCAACACTCCTGCGCTCCCACCACCCGGAATCCCTACAATGATACCATTCATTAGCTTGCTATGATCTGTACTTCGTGACTTGCGTATCAATCCCATAATTCAGCCATGCCTGAAATAATTttgagcgttttttttttttttacgagaacGATATCAAAGTATTTGCTATAGGAAGAAACAGGGACggaactggttttcaaatagagtggttgatgagtggaacggtctcagcggtcatgtagtcagagctGAGTCAAAAGGGAGCTTTAAGAGATGATTAGGTAAGttcatggatgaggatgatagatggaattaggtagctttaatcacacaggggcctggcggcctcttgcagcttccctcttttcttatgttcctatGTTCTATTCAAACGGATTCCTGGCAAGTATATTTGAAAAAGAAACTTTCACGCGTTCAGTCAAAGGTGAGTTCCGATTTCTTAGGTTTATTTGGGAGGACGATATATTGAAGCGAGTTTACCAGCCAGATGCTTCTTGCCTTCTTAATAGTTTAAGTTTCCATAAATATTttcaaatatgtaaaaagtGTAAATAGTGTTTTCAAAAGTATGAAATTTGCAGATGCGATAGAATGTGACAGCGCCAGTTTGCTATAACAGTTAGCTATGAGAGGCTGTTACATACCAGGTTATATGTACTGAACAGGAGTGGAGTAATAGTAATTTCAATTCTGTTGAAATATAGATTATTACAATCAAGTAATTTTTATTGAATTCAGAACTTCAACTCATTGTAATTGTAACTaattacataataaaaaataactattATCTGACTGAAATTGTGGAAAAATCATGCCAGTaaattttgtttgttcttgAACCTTTTGGGAAGGCCATAGAAGttgtagaagagaaaataattataactGCTATTGGACCAGTCATTCAGGGACTTAAACATTCACTTGAATATATAATTCAAAACACTCAATCATAGTACTGTGAAAAGCTGGCTAAAGTATTATTGTTAATTCTACCACACGCGCTTTGGAGGCTGTCGGGTCCCCAAGTGCACCGGTTCGAATCCTGACGACGGTCCATGTAGGAAAGGGTTCCCTATTCGCGAAAACGGATACTTAACGGGTGGGGTTTCACATAGGAGGTACCCTAGATACCTCCTCTAACCCGCAATTCACGTGGAAAGCCTAAATtgcttaaaaaataataaatggatcttcatatggaaataaaagaagtggTGGCGGCTTATTTAGACCTTAGGTTTAAACTGGACAGGCTTTCTTTTCATCACAGGAGCAGAAGGGTGAAATGTCTTTCTCTGTTAAGTAAATTATTGAAGAACTGAAGGACAAGGGCTTAGCAACGAGTTATGAGGGAACTCAGGGAATGTCTGTTCaagactttttttatttcaaaatatTGTGTCAACATAATCAAGAAGACATGGATTATGTGATAACCATTTTTAAGCAAAACATTGATCCATACTCACCAAATTCCTGCCAATGTTACAGTCGTCTGAGGAGTATCCAGTGCCTCTCAGGCCAATCTGAATAACACGGGAACAGTCAAGCAGGCCCTCATCGTAAGCTCTTTTGAAGGGCGTCCCATGTCCTATCGGGCTACCCAACACCTCATCCTGTAGGTCTGGATGAGCGTCCACATGGATAAGTCCTACCGGTCCATATTTGTCCTgatggcacgagagagagagagagagagagagagagagagagagagagagtaacaatatATTGTCTTGCTTACACAAACATTCAAGTTTTCAATATGTTTATCTTATCAAAGGAATAAAATTCAGATCTAATCCAGCATCCTTTTTCCCAGAAAGTGTTCAGGAAGAGGCTGCCCTCCCACACCTTCATCGCCTGCAAGATTGGGTATGAGATGGTGTGGTCGCCGCCCATGGTAAGAGGGATGCATTTGTTACTGATGATGTTTTGGTACTGCTCCCGGATATTACGGCACGCTTCTGGCAGACTGGCGGGAAGACAGGGATAGAGGAAGGTGACTAacagtgctactactactactactactactactcatactaTAATTACATGTATACAAAGAGGTTTTACTACTCACTTGTACAGATTGATGAAGACGTCTCCAATATCGGCCACATTATGTGTAAGGAACGGGTTTACACCTGTACCTTGGTTCACGGGCCTCTGCGGGGACTCGCAACGTAGATAGCGAGGACCAAATCTGGTCCCTGTCCTGTTGCTGCATCCTATGTCCAATGGTACACCCACAAAGCAAGCGTCCAAACCTGAGAATTAGACGTATTATGCTGCAGCAAGTTTCGTATATTTTGAGtattcttgttcgtgttctgaTGCTGTTTCCTATTTTCATAAACATATGCCAAGACCGATTCTAGAAATATGCCATCTTCCGAGCACTGGCAAccttaaaacaaaaagaatttgGTTATCGTCCCATTTAAAATATTTGCTGAATAGAATTCAAATACGTACTTGTTAAGAAGACTGCTTCCGTGCCATTACAGTACCTTTGGTATCTTGTTGAATAGGAAGGCGCATAAACGATGGAATGCCTCCGGGACGTGGCATCTGGTTGGCTACGATTGGctggtttaattttctttcgcttttcgACGAAGAGGTGTGAAGTTGGCGAACGTCCTGCGTGCTGGTGGTCAGCAAAGGACTACTTTGTTGGCGCGCCAAACGGTAGCCAGACCAGGCAGACTGGAATCCACGCATGTggcaccacacactcactcttctGACACCAAACATCCTGttgaaagataaatgagaacTACCTAACATATGATATGATATTGAAAATTAAGTATTTTTTACGATATTTTTTAAAGACCACAacggtaatgaaaaaaaaagaaagtcacaGATTTTAACCAATATGCATTATTTTCCTAGCCCAGAAAAGTTTCAATAAAACTCCATTTTTGTTCTGAGAGAGTCTGATTGGTGAGCATGAACACTAAGGAGCCCAGTGTGTCTGCAAGGTGGCAGGTAAATAAAGCAGGTTGATCATGCTGCATGACATGttcataatcattattgtttCGCCCAAAGTATGCAATGGAAGAGTTTCATTTGCAGCGAGGACACAAATGATGAATTCTATTATTAAATGCCATGCTGCTTTCTTAGACGTGGAATGAGGCGTTAGGATGTGCCTTAAGATATACTTTGTATTTTTCCTGCTTAAAAAAGTAAGTCTGTTTGATGAAAATTAGTAACGTTCATTAAAACAGTATTTTGATTATCAATTTGAGACCTGCTGCCGTTACATCTTcaaaaccattattttttttttaatcttatcaTAATCGCATTATACTAGACCAATATGAGAAAAGTTAATCACTGTTGCGCTTTACCATTATATCATATCACTTCCAGATGAAGCTCAGGGGCCGTATAACTGAAACGTCTAAAGGTGCCTTGGCCGCAAGGCTCCTTTCATAAGCGCCTTTCCCTCAAAAGGCACATACTCAACCGATTTGCTGGCCGCCTCCATCTTTGAAAATGACGGCTTAAGCGCATTTGTGCTTAGTCAGGGTGGAGGCAATCGCTGGGAGGGAAAGATACCTTTgggatcagcagcagcagcatcagagttgattttttttttttttttttttatggcctatagcgcttgtagATTCGTTTGAAGAGTGTGGAAAGCGGTGTtctgcttccacccattagcggtgcaggcaattttatctaaagtggtacccatattagggcccataccaCCAACCCAAGCGCATCTCTAGTGTAAGACAATTACACCTccgcctagaacctgggtaccatggtgatatgtaggtaccTAACCGAACATAcgcatggatgtctgcccgatcctacgTTCACCtctttatccactatgccaccgtcTTCCGGGTAGTGATTATGCAAATTGTAAGCTTAGTATTGAGTTTAAAGTGACGTGGTTTTCTTCAAAAACATTTGCAGCACAAATAAACCTTAAAATAGTACCCATAGTAAAGTAAATAAGGTGGGAGTGTGATAACTCTTCAGGTTTTGGGAGCGGAAATGAGTGCGTCTCCTGGGCTAATGATTGCACAACATGTAACCTTAGTATTGGGTTTAAAGTGACGTAGTTTGTATGATAGATTAGCTATATGGTAGTAAGACCTTAAAATACTAGCCATAGCAAAGTAAATAAGGTGATAAGTGTAATTTTGAAGGACAGCTAGCTTTTGCAGAGACTTGGCGAAGGTAAATGTGTCGCCTATATTATGTAGACAAATTTTCACTTTAATGTTGGGTTTGGAGTGAAATAGTTTGCCTCAAAAATAATTATTGGATAGGAAGACCTAAGAATACTTGccataaaaaattaataagacgATATGTGTCATTTTAGGAGCAGTCAACTTTTGGAGACACTAGATAATTGTCAAGAATAATTTCACGCCTTAATTTGTAACATTATCTCATAAATATTTCACATAAATATTAGAAATAGGTGTTAGAATACTAGGTAAGTAATATAGCATAGATTAATCCATATATAAAATTCAATATATTGTGTTGGAATTTATAGATGGTGTCGAACGATGGTTCTTTGATAAAAGCACTGTCAGTATATGAACACACGAGTGTATATCCAGCGTACGCTTACACCCTTGTATGTTGGTTAAGGTAGCCTTTGTGCGGCAGCTAagattagcttttttttttgcggcAGACACGTTAGGTTCGTCGATGCGGCAAGTTGAAATGTCAAGCATGCAGCATTTTGTGCTCACTGGTGGATCCAGGATCAAACTTTCGGGTGTGTTAAGCTGAATTTCTGTACCCCTTGAGATTGGTGGCGAGTTACTGGGTGCGAAGTGAGACTTATCAGCTTGTGGGTTCGTGGGGGCGCTGTAAGGTGTAACTTACcaattttgagggcattttttaAGCCATGcatatatttttgtgtaatCATGTAATCTTTAAGTAATAGTAAACAAATACTGGAGGGGCTTCAGCCCCCTCACTCAACCCCCCCcccctactttctctatctgccaatttttctttctgctgTGTCCCCCACCTCTACCTTTGAAAAGCAACATCATAGGTAAATAATCACCAACTGCTTCAGCTCGTGTACTTTGCTGCCTGACAattccgaagagagagagagagagagagagagagagagagagagagagagagatcgtgaaCCATTAGATCTCCCCTGCTCACTGATGAAGTGAATGGTTACGAGCGCTTCCTTGATAAAATGTTGTTACTATATGATCACAAAAGTGTATATCTGGTGTATTGTTAGCTTGATGTAtgttagctaggttaggttaggttaagttactttGGATGTAGTAATTTAGAATAGCCTACACGTTTAACTGTCTCCCTGTTTATTGTTCATACCAAAGTTCATGTATACACGGTAGCTGTTGTCCAGAATTATCATTTAGATACTAAAAGGAAATATGTTGAAGAATACAAACCGtgtactttatttcatttttctaaaACATAAATTTTGACCTAAGTGGTTTGTTAGGTTAGTCTAGCTGTGATGTGACACACATAAGGTAGCACTGACTTTTCCAGCTCCTTTTATCATTACCGTTAGCTTTGTTCGGAATAACAAAGATCGTTATTGCTGAGAGGAGCTCTGGCACCTGTCACAGGAACAGAATTGTACTCTGACGTTAGTACACATCCCAGGCCAGAGGAATTGGTAGGCGACTTTTTATGATGGGAGTATTCACCAGCTAAAGGGTTCTCATGTCTACATTCAACAAAATGAGCCGGCACTTCCATGGAACATCCAAACATAACTTTCCCAACTTCCCTGGACACCGTGACGAGAAGAAATTCCTGTAGAGGAGTCCTtcttgaaaaaaagagatggaagttGGAGTTGTTCCGGACTTGGTCGATTTCGCCGCTAGCAGTCTTAGCTCGTGCGATGGTCAGGATGTCGCAGGACATCTGTAGACGACCAAACTCCTCAGCATTGGCTTGCTTGAACAATGACATCTATGCATCCTTAATAGCTTGTGATATTGGTACCTTTGCCTAATTGCAACATCTCGATCCCCATAACGAGTGAAGCGAGCCACAACAGTATTTGGCCTGACATCTCGGTGACGTCTCACCCTATGAATCCTCTCCAGGACAACACCAGGCAGTTGAAGTTTCGACTCCAGGAGAGTTGTTCGGCCTCTTATGTCTGTTCCCAGGTTTCATTATCCCGCTCTGCCAATCCGCTAACCCTCAGATTCTTCCGCCGCTGCAGTCCTCTTGATagattattttatcttttaactCTTTGATTTTGAGATTAGATGAGTGAACTTGTTGGAACAGTTTTTCAAACATGATTTCatcatccctcctttccttatcgTAGTCCTTTGCTTTGGATTTCAGTTTGTCAAATCTAGGCTGGTAGTGAAGTCTGATATTTTGTTTTCGGGATCTGgccattcatttctttcataacCGAATCCAATGATATGTTGAATCCTCGCTACGGCGATTCAAACCTCAACTTGAAAGCCGACAAATTGCATTCATGAAGAAGTGACGTCACAAGATCAAGAGGCAGCAGGAGACAGCTGAAGGCTGGGTGCACTCAGCTGGCTTCAAGGTCGTTGTTATAGCAACTAGTGGAAAGAACTGCGCATTCGCGAAACAGAACTTAAATAATTAAAAGTAGGACCTTGCAGTAGCGCTCatatgtttgttgttttatagGCTAAGTCCACACAGTAACTACAAACCACGTGCAAGACAACGTGCGCAGAACCTTTATCTACTGGTATGCCAAGATTAAACGTATACATTTATTGTAATAATGTACGTCTATACTTTTAGTGTAAGCGGGTGCCCGTCGGAGATTTTAGAGTGTCGTgaccagtgttgccagattaGCCGTTTTCCGGCTAGATTTAGCCGGATTTAGCGGATTCTAGCCAGAAAAAATTGTTTTTAGCCGATAGCCGGAAAAAGCAGCCGAAGCCCTCCCAAAGTTAGCCATTTTTTAGCCGATTTTCTGCGATAAAGAAATTTTCGTGTGAATAGAACATTGTTTATATAAATTACTAGGTTATGGAATAAATTATCGTTAGAAATGTTTTATATTATGAGTATTGGGAaattgtggcggtggtgatagttGATAGCAGAAGGTGGGGAGCCGAGGGGAAGGGTTGGGCGAAGTCGTAACTCGTAACCAACAACAGTTCGTCTGACAAGTATCCGAATTTAGAGGGGAATCTACAGGAAAGATGCAAACATTTCCTTTTGACTCTAATCACAGAACTTCGCCATAGGCTTCCAGACAACGTGCGCGTATTGAGAACCATGTCACTATTCAGTGTTGGAAACACTCTCCGTGTGGTAAAGAACTCCATTGCCCCTCTCTTGGAACTATTAAATGTTAGTGCAGAGGATATAACAAAATTGAGCTTCAGTGGTCAAATATAACCCTAGTAAAATGGCTTGAAACAAAAGACACTGTAAAATTTTGGGCTGAGGTTAACAGGTACAAAGACGCTTCAGACAATAACCCTTATCATGAGCTCTCATCTATTGCGCTAACAGTGCTAAGTTTGCCACATTCAAATGCAGAAATTGAGAGGGTTTTCAGCCAAATGAACATAATAAAGAccaaattaagaaataaaatgcAAGCAGACACCACTAACGCATTACTGCATGTACGTTATGGGCTGAAGCGAATGTCGCAAACCTGTGTGTCTTACGATCTCCCAAATGATGTCTTGGATCTTGTTGCCTCGAGTCAAAAGTACTCACCGTCAAGTGCAGCAAATGAGCCATCAACGTCGTCGGCGTCTACTGAGGAACAAGACGATGAAGTGCTCAGCATCATTTTCCAAGACATGTACGAGTAACTCCAAGGTAAGAAAAGACTACATCATAATCACAATACATTCtgattaagttttctttttgttgccggaaaaaaaaacagccgtTTTTTTTAGCCATTTACATAAGAATTTAGCCATTTTCTAGCCAGTTTTAGCGCTACTTGTAGCCGATTCCCTTAAGAgcaatctggcaacactggtcGTGACGTCATGTTTGCTATTGTTCTTGTGAGAGGAAGGCGATGGTGCCTAGACCAATGAGATGGTACTCTAATAACGCCCTCTGGCAGGTTTAGAGAGTGTTAGCCAATGGGTGTTCAGATGACATCATGTGACGTAATGTTTTCCCCTCGGACAAAGGCCTGTGAACCGACGCCACAAAGTCAGACCACAAGGGTGTGCCTCAGGGCTTGGACCTGTGACCGCCACTCCGCTCCCCTCATCTCTTATATCTCTGGCTGAGTATAAATCCTTATTTCTCTGATTGTAGGGATTGTGGTTCTCCTTGGCACTTATTTAAGTCACTGTGTTTTGTGACGTGTGAATATTTTGGTTGTTTTGGGGG
Protein-coding sequences here:
- the LOC123519636 gene encoding guanidinobutyrase-like: MFGVRRVSVWCHMRGFQSAWSGYRLARQQSSPLLTTSTQDVRQLHTSSSKSERKLNQPIVANQMPRPGGIPSFMRLPIQQDTKGLDACFVGVPLDIGCSNRTGTRFGPRYLRCESPQRPVNQGTGVNPFLTHNVADIGDVFINLYNLPEACRNIREQYQNIISNKCIPLTMGGDHTISYPILQAMKDKYGPVGLIHVDAHPDLQDEVLGSPIGHGTPFKRAYDEGLLDCSRVIQIGLRGTGYSSDDCNIGRNLGFRVVGAQECWYKSLEPLMAEVREQMGEGPVYLSFDIDAIDPCYCPGTGTPEVGGLTSIQALEIVRGCRGLNLVGCDLVEVSPPYDVAGMTAGTGAHLLFEMLCVLPGTRCCD